GCAAGGGTTTCGTATTCTAAAACAGCATGTAGAGAGCAAACTTAAACAAGCACGCTACCAGTCCGTTGCGCATTCTCAGCGATTGTTACAATTGATGTGGCAAGATAAATTGCATCGTCTAAAACATATTGTGCGATTCGCCTTGTCTCAAGCATTAATTACACCCGACACGTTGTTTAACCAACTCAGTGAGCAAGCAATCTTGTTTGATCACGATTATGTGTTGCCGTCCTATGACCCACTGTCACTCAGTGAGATTTTTTCTGCTTTGTTTTCTCAATTAAACCAGTCTTTGCAGCAATTGCATTTGCCGAATGTGACAACGATTCCATTGCATACACAAACCCCTCAATTATTTAGCACGGGGCCTATCAATACCGCTTATTTCCAGGCATATGATTGGTATTTAGTGTTGAACCAAGCGATAGAAAACAAAGTGCAACAAGCGAAACAAATTAAAATTGCAGCGGGCCATCAAATTGACCACATTATTACAGCGTCGGTGAATGGTGTTGTGTTGACAGCGATGCAATCGGCACCGCCTGGCGTGATGGACTCATCAACTCAGCATTATTTTCAATTGACCACACAAGGGGATACCTGGCAGGCTATTGTCAATGAACATTGTCTTGCACTATTTTTCCCGCAGGCAATGGATGAACACACCGTGAAACTGATTGTTGTGCCGAGAAATGCGCATGGATGAAGTCAAGCTGGAAAAATCATTGCAGCCATTGTGGAAATTATTTATTACTTT
This is a stretch of genomic DNA from marine bacterium B5-7. It encodes these proteins:
- a CDS encoding type VI secretion protein; the protein is MLTQQHLQQADRCRKQEKDIWRQWTQPQRFGLSLLRMDETAVHLGKVSVLQVKGVFANGDVFSWDAQHDGDLHCLLNNESKASVIVYLVHANTVLPAGVGGYPEPRSPSWQAEYTEINDVYDSSRQNEVCIAAPIYRLQTEIDEAVQSLPLLRCVRNEQQEWQCDTDFIPPILHVSTSPALMQGFRILKQHVESKLKQARYQSVAHSQRLLQLMWQDKLHRLKHIVRFALSQALITPDTLFNQLSEQAILFDHDYVLPSYDPLSLSEIFSALFSQLNQSLQQLHLPNVTTIPLHTQTPQLFSTGPINTAYFQAYDWYLVLNQAIENKVQQAKQIKIAAGHQIDHIITASVNGVVLTAMQSAPPGVMDSSTQHYFQLTTQGDTWQAIVNEHCLALFFPQAMDEHTVKLIVVPRNAHG